Proteins from one Desulforhopalus sp. genomic window:
- a CDS encoding hemolysin III family protein: MSSSQQTSKYSFKEELAHGISHGIGTGLAIVGLVFLLIAAIRYGNSWHIVSAAVYGSSLILLYLASTLYHLISSPNLKRIFQKLDHSMIYVLIAGTYTPLTLVTLRGGWGWTLFGLVWGMAVCGLVLEVVLPRRISWLSILLYLGMGWLVVIAGKPLVASLATGGLILLVAGGLLYSLGVIFYVWKKLSYNHAIWHLFVMAGSAAHFFAILFYVYSPAH; encoded by the coding sequence ATGTCCAGTTCGCAACAAACCTCAAAATACTCCTTTAAGGAAGAGCTTGCCCACGGCATCAGCCACGGCATAGGCACCGGCCTGGCCATTGTTGGCCTGGTCTTTCTGCTCATCGCCGCCATCCGCTACGGCAACAGCTGGCATATCGTCAGCGCCGCGGTGTACGGGAGCAGCCTCATTCTCCTCTACCTGGCATCCACTCTCTATCATTTGATATCCAGCCCAAATCTGAAGCGGATATTCCAAAAACTTGATCATTCGATGATTTACGTTCTTATCGCCGGCACCTACACGCCCTTGACCCTGGTGACCCTGCGCGGCGGCTGGGGCTGGACCCTTTTTGGTCTGGTGTGGGGGATGGCCGTCTGCGGCCTGGTGCTGGAGGTAGTGCTGCCACGGAGAATCAGCTGGCTGTCGATACTCCTCTACCTGGGGATGGGCTGGCTGGTGGTCATCGCCGGCAAACCGCTCGTTGCCTCCCTGGCCACGGGCGGCCTCATCCTCCTCGTTGCCGGTGGGTTGCTGTACTCACTCGGGGTCATCTTCTACGTCTGGAAAAAGCTCTCGTACAACCACGCCATCTGGCACCTCTTTGTCATGGCTGGCAGCGCTGCCCATTTTTTCGCTATCCTGTTCTACGTCTACAGCCCTGCCCATTAG